Proteins found in one Quercus robur chromosome 2, dhQueRobu3.1, whole genome shotgun sequence genomic segment:
- the LOC126715615 gene encoding formin-like protein 13 isoform X4 has product MGYLRSASEFTAECELVKIDINCHIQGDVVVECVCLNDDMEREEMMFRVTFNTAFIRSNILIVNRDEIDILWNAKDQFPKDFRAEILFSEMDAAASIVLGDVSCFEEEGLPMEAFAKVREIFNYVDWLDPKADAALNVLQQELSPRKLWQKKKPTVFENRDNSSLSSSLDIQSLKVAEPHDIQIALQLPSQSDIMFQGMPQSSKSTTVSCKSVQGTPVTPTFGIECQLHDYALSEGAKVTQPAPVPPTVPEPPLAVSHAPESVDTKSVSIAPKTPPPAPPPPPLLTDCSTKTLPSPSPPPPLPPHQLSEPTHSSLTNDIYYKDHSSMVSPPVSVRPPPPPPPPPPHTGQTSGPSISNNNPLLNPPLAPIVTSITRPPPTPPPPPPPTPPLKENIAVRAGHPPPPTPPPPPPPTPPLKENIAVRAGHPLPPTPPPPPPPTPHLKENIAVRAGHPPPPPPPPPHSGQAAGPRIPSSVPPPPPAPIYSSKHSDPASVKSSPVPSVPPPPAPSVKGVPGSLSLGSIGNSSPNGGKGRIISRTISSKSNQAKKLRPLHWMKLTRAMSGSLWAEAQKSGDAAKAPEIDMSELENLFSAAVPTSDHGRKSKSGSAGPKSDKVQLIDHRRAYNCEIMLSKVKVPLHDLMSSVLALEDSALDVDQVENLIKFCPTKEEMELLKGYTGEKEKLGKCEQFFLELMQVPRVESKLRVFSFKIQFHSQVSDLRSSLSAVYSAAEEIKGSVKLKRIMQTVLSLGNALNQGTARGSAIGFRLDSLLKLTDTRAQNKKTTLMHYLCKVLADKLPEVLDFSKDLASLEAASKIQMRILAEEMQAISKGLEKVVQELSTSEIDGPVSENFRKILKEFLLSAEAEVRSLASLYSGVGRNVDAMIIYFGEDPSRCPFEQVISTLRNFVRMFNQAHVENCRQLELETKKAAESEKLKMDASHKESKRHLQTPIHTGNVK; this is encoded by the exons ATGGGCTACTTGAGATCTGCGAGCGAGTTTACG GCAGAATGCGAATTGGTTAAAATAGACATCAATTGCCATATTCAAGGTGATGTTGTGGTTGAGTGTGTTTGTTTGAATGATGACATGGAACGTGAAGAGATGATGTTCCGTGTCACATTTAACACAGCTTTTATTAGGTCTAATATATTGATCGTAAACCGGGATGAAATTGACATATTGTGGAATGCTAAGGATCAATTTCCTAAGGACTTCAGAGCAGAG ATTCTTTTCTCAGAGATGGATGCTGCTGCTTCCATTGTTCTGGGTGATGTCTCGTGCTTTGAGGAGGAGGGCCTTCCCATGGAGGCATTTGCAAAAGTTCGAGAGATCTTCAATTATGTGGACTGGTTAGATCCTAAGGCCGATGCAGCGCTAAATGTGCTCCAGCAGGAGCTAAGTCCTAGAAAGCTCTGGCAGAAAAAGAAGCCCACGGTTTTTGAAAATAGGGATAATAGCTCCTTATCGTCATCCCTGGATATTCAGTCCCTTAAGGTGGCTGAGCCCCATGACATTCAGATTGCACTTCAATTGCCCTCTCAATCTGACATCATGTTCCAAGGGATGCCTCAATCTTCTAAGTCAACCACAGTCTCCTGTAAATCTGTGCAAGGTACACCTGTAACCCCAACTTTTGGTATTGAATGTCAGTTACATGACTATGCCTTATCTGAAGGTGCCAAAGTCACTCAACCTGCACCTGTTCCTCCAACTGTTCCAGAGCCCCCATTGGCAGTTTCACATGCCCCTGAATCTGTTGATACCAAAAGTGTTTCAATTGCACCCAAAACACCTCCACCTGCTCCCCCACCACCACCTCTCTTGACTGATTGTTCTACGAAaactcttccttctccttccccACCTCCTCCATTGCCACCTCATCAACTTTCAGAACCTACGCATTCTTCACTTACCAATGATATTTATTATAAAGATCATTCATCAATGGTTAGCCCACCAGTTAGTGTTAggccacctccacctccaccaccacccccTCCTCATACTGGGCAAACTTCAGGTCCTTCAATCTCCAACAATAATCCATTACTTAATCCTCCTTTAGCTCCTATAGTTACTTCAATAACTAGGCCGCCTCCAactccaccaccacctcctccaCCAACGCCTCCTTTGAAGGAGAATATAGCTGTTAGAGCTGGACATCCTCCACCTCCaactcctccaccacctcctcctcCAACACCTCCTTTGAAGGAGAATATAGCTGTTAGAGCTGGACATCCTCTGCCTCCaactcctccaccacctcctcctcCAACACCTCATTTGAAGGAGAATATAGCTGTTAGAGCTGGAcatcctccacctccacctcctccCCCCCCTCATTCAGGGCAGGCTGCTGGTCCTAGAATTCCATCTTCAGTGCCACCACCTCCTCCTGCCCCCATATATTCATCCAAGCACTCTGACCCTGCATCAGTGAAATCCTCACCTGTTCCATCTGTGCCCCCTCCTCCAGCTCCCTCTGTTAAAGGAGTGCCAGGTTCGCTTTCTCTAGGTAGTATTGGGAATAGTTCTCCCAATGGTGGAAAGGGTCGAATTATTTCACGTACAATAAGTTCAAAGAGTAATCAAGCCAAAAAACTGAGGCCATTGCATTGGATGAAATTAACAAGAGCAATGTCAGGAAGTCTATGGGCTGAGGCACAAAAATCTGGTGATGCTGCCAA GGCTCCAGAGATTGACATGTCAGAGctagagaatcttttctcagcAGCAGTTCCAACTTCAGATCATGGCAGGAAGTCTAAGAGTGGCTCAGCGGGGCCAAAATCAGATAAAGTGCAACTG ATTGACCACAGGCGGGCATATAACTGTGAAATCATGCTTTCAAAGGTGAAAGTGCCATTGCATGACTTAATG AGTTCAGTGCTTGCCCTGGAAGATTCAGCTTTAGATGTGGATCAGGTCGAGAATCTCATAAAGTTCTGTCCAACAAAAGAGGAGATGGAACTACTTAAG GGCTACACgggagaaaaggaaaagttAGGGAAATGTGAACAG TTCTTCTTAGAGTTAATGCAAGTACCACGTGTAGAAAGTAAGCTCAGAGTTTTTTCATTCAAGATTCAGTTCCATTCCCAG GTTTCTGACCTCAGAAGCAGCCTTAGTGCTGTCTACTCTGCTGCAGAAGAG ATCAAGGGTTCTGTCAAACTGAAGAGAATTATGCAGACAGTTCTTTCATTAGGAAATGCTTTGAACCAGGGAACTGCTAGGG gatCTGCCATTGGGTTTAGGTTGGATAGCCTTCTTAAACTTACAGATACACGTGCACAGAACAAGAAGACTACTCTCATGCATTATCTTTGTAAG GTGCTTGCTGATAAATTGCCTGAAGTTCTAGATTTTTCCAAGGACCTTGCTAGCTTAGAGGCTGCATCAAAG ATACAAATGAGAATTTTGGCAGAGGAAATGCAAGCTATAAGCAAAGGATTGGAGAAAGTTGTACAGGAACTGTCCACCTCTGAAATTGATGGTCCTGTATCCGAAAATTTCCGTAAG ATTTTAAAGGAGTTCCTTCTTTCCGCTGAAGCTGAAGTGAGGTCTTTGGCTTCATTGTATTCTGGCGTG GGTAGAAATGTGGATGCAATGATCATTTATTTTGGAGAAGATCCATCTCGCTGCCCCTTTGAACAAG TTATTTCAACTCTGCGCAACTTTGTGAGAATGTTCAACCAAGCCCATGTAGAAAACTGCAGGCAGCTTGAGCTTGAAACAAAGAAAGCAGCAGAAAGTGAGAAATTAAAGATGGACGCTTCACATAAGGAGTCCAAACGGCATTTACAAACTCCAATACACACTGGGAATGTTAAATGA
- the LOC126715615 gene encoding formin-like protein 13 isoform X2: MALLRKLFFRKPPDGLLEICERVYVFDCCFTTDAWSEDSYKEYIGGIAGQLRDHLPDSQFLVFHFREGHANSEITDILSEYDMTIMDYPRHFEGCPVLTIEVIHHFLKSSESWLASGNVLLMHCERGGWPVLAFMLAALLIYRKLHSGEQKTLDMVYKQAPRELLQLMSPLNPIPSQLRYLQYVSRRNVAFEWPPLDRALTLDCVMLRLIPNFGGQGGCRPIFRVYGQDPFLVADKTPKALYAPKGSKSVRAYKQAECELVKIDINCHIQGDVVVECVCLNDDMEREEMMFRVTFNTAFIRSNILIVNRDEIDILWNAKDQFPKDFRAEILFSEMDAAASIVLGDVSCFEEEGLPMEAFAKVREIFNYVDWLDPKADAALNVLQQELSPRKLWQKKKPTVFENRDNSSLSSSLDIQSLKVAEPHDIQIALQLPSQSDIMFQGMPQSSKSTTVSCKSVQGTPVTPTFGIECQLHDYALSEGAKVTQPAPVPPTVPEPPLAVSHAPESVDTKSVSIAPKTPPPAPPPPPLLTDCSTKTLPSPSPPPPLPPHQLSEPTHSSLTNDIYYKDHSSMVSPPVSVRPPPPPPPPPPHTGQTSGPSISNNNPLLNPPLAPIVTSITRPPPTPPPPPPPTPPLKENIAVRAGHPPPPTPPPPPPPTPPLKENIAVRAGHPLPPTPPPPPPPTPHLKENIAVRAGHPPPPPPPPPHSGQAAGPRIPSSVPPPPPAPIYSSKHSDPASVKSSPVPSVPPPPAPSVKGVPGSLSLGSIGNSSPNGGKGRIISRTISSKSNQAKKLRPLHWMKLTRAMSGSLWAEAQKSGDAAKAPEIDMSELENLFSAAVPTSDHGRKSKSGSAGPKSDKVQLIDHRRAYNCEIMLSKVKVPLHDLMSSVLALEDSALDVDQVENLIKFCPTKEEMELLKGYTGEKEKLGKCEQFFLELMQVPRVESKLRVFSFKIQFHSQVSDLRSSLSAVYSAAEEIKGSVKLKRIMQTVLSLGNALNQGTARGSAIGFRLDSLLKLTDTRAQNKKTTLMHYLCKVLADKLPEVLDFSKDLASLEAASKIQMRILAEEMQAISKGLEKVVQELSTSEIDGPVSENFRKILKEFLLSAEAEVRSLASLYSGVGRNVDAMIIYFGEDPSRCPFEQGEVQHAGF; encoded by the exons atggcttTGCTACGTAAATTGTTTTTCCGGAAACCACCTGATGGGCTACTTGAGATCTGCGAGCGAGTTTACG TATTTGACTGCTGCTTCACTACTGATGCTTGGAGTGAAGATAGTTATAAGGAATATATTGGTGGGATAGCTGGTCAACTTCGAGATCACTTGCCCGATTCTCAATTTTTGGTATTTCATTTTCGTGAAGGGCATGCAAATAGTGAGATTACTGACATTTTGTCTGAGTATGATATGACCATAATGGACTATCCTCGGCACTTTGAGGGTTGCCCGGTGCTGACGATAGAGGTTATCCATCATTTTCTAAAATCAAGTGAAAGTTGGCTTGCATCTGGGAATGTGCTGTTGATGCACTGTGAACGTGGTGGTTGGCCGGTTTTGGCTTTCATGCTGGCTGCGCTCTTGATCTATAGGAAGTTGCACAGCGGAGAGCAGAAGACCTTAGACATGGTCTACAAGCAGGCTCCCCGTGAGCTTTTGCAATTGATGTCCCCACTGAATCCAATACCTTCTCAGCTGAGGTATTTACAGTATGTCTCGAGGAGGAATGTTGCCTTCGAATGGCCACCATTGGATAGAGCACTCACCTTGGATTGCGTCATGCTCAGATTAATTCCTAATTTTGGTGGACAGGGGGGTTGTCGTCCAATATTTCGTGTATATGGACAGGATCCTTTTCTTGTTGCTGATAAAACCCCCAAAGCTTTATACGCTCCAAAAGGAAGCAAAAGTGTCCGGGCTTACAAGCAG GCAGAATGCGAATTGGTTAAAATAGACATCAATTGCCATATTCAAGGTGATGTTGTGGTTGAGTGTGTTTGTTTGAATGATGACATGGAACGTGAAGAGATGATGTTCCGTGTCACATTTAACACAGCTTTTATTAGGTCTAATATATTGATCGTAAACCGGGATGAAATTGACATATTGTGGAATGCTAAGGATCAATTTCCTAAGGACTTCAGAGCAGAG ATTCTTTTCTCAGAGATGGATGCTGCTGCTTCCATTGTTCTGGGTGATGTCTCGTGCTTTGAGGAGGAGGGCCTTCCCATGGAGGCATTTGCAAAAGTTCGAGAGATCTTCAATTATGTGGACTGGTTAGATCCTAAGGCCGATGCAGCGCTAAATGTGCTCCAGCAGGAGCTAAGTCCTAGAAAGCTCTGGCAGAAAAAGAAGCCCACGGTTTTTGAAAATAGGGATAATAGCTCCTTATCGTCATCCCTGGATATTCAGTCCCTTAAGGTGGCTGAGCCCCATGACATTCAGATTGCACTTCAATTGCCCTCTCAATCTGACATCATGTTCCAAGGGATGCCTCAATCTTCTAAGTCAACCACAGTCTCCTGTAAATCTGTGCAAGGTACACCTGTAACCCCAACTTTTGGTATTGAATGTCAGTTACATGACTATGCCTTATCTGAAGGTGCCAAAGTCACTCAACCTGCACCTGTTCCTCCAACTGTTCCAGAGCCCCCATTGGCAGTTTCACATGCCCCTGAATCTGTTGATACCAAAAGTGTTTCAATTGCACCCAAAACACCTCCACCTGCTCCCCCACCACCACCTCTCTTGACTGATTGTTCTACGAAaactcttccttctccttccccACCTCCTCCATTGCCACCTCATCAACTTTCAGAACCTACGCATTCTTCACTTACCAATGATATTTATTATAAAGATCATTCATCAATGGTTAGCCCACCAGTTAGTGTTAggccacctccacctccaccaccacccccTCCTCATACTGGGCAAACTTCAGGTCCTTCAATCTCCAACAATAATCCATTACTTAATCCTCCTTTAGCTCCTATAGTTACTTCAATAACTAGGCCGCCTCCAactccaccaccacctcctccaCCAACGCCTCCTTTGAAGGAGAATATAGCTGTTAGAGCTGGACATCCTCCACCTCCaactcctccaccacctcctcctcCAACACCTCCTTTGAAGGAGAATATAGCTGTTAGAGCTGGACATCCTCTGCCTCCaactcctccaccacctcctcctcCAACACCTCATTTGAAGGAGAATATAGCTGTTAGAGCTGGAcatcctccacctccacctcctccCCCCCCTCATTCAGGGCAGGCTGCTGGTCCTAGAATTCCATCTTCAGTGCCACCACCTCCTCCTGCCCCCATATATTCATCCAAGCACTCTGACCCTGCATCAGTGAAATCCTCACCTGTTCCATCTGTGCCCCCTCCTCCAGCTCCCTCTGTTAAAGGAGTGCCAGGTTCGCTTTCTCTAGGTAGTATTGGGAATAGTTCTCCCAATGGTGGAAAGGGTCGAATTATTTCACGTACAATAAGTTCAAAGAGTAATCAAGCCAAAAAACTGAGGCCATTGCATTGGATGAAATTAACAAGAGCAATGTCAGGAAGTCTATGGGCTGAGGCACAAAAATCTGGTGATGCTGCCAA GGCTCCAGAGATTGACATGTCAGAGctagagaatcttttctcagcAGCAGTTCCAACTTCAGATCATGGCAGGAAGTCTAAGAGTGGCTCAGCGGGGCCAAAATCAGATAAAGTGCAACTG ATTGACCACAGGCGGGCATATAACTGTGAAATCATGCTTTCAAAGGTGAAAGTGCCATTGCATGACTTAATG AGTTCAGTGCTTGCCCTGGAAGATTCAGCTTTAGATGTGGATCAGGTCGAGAATCTCATAAAGTTCTGTCCAACAAAAGAGGAGATGGAACTACTTAAG GGCTACACgggagaaaaggaaaagttAGGGAAATGTGAACAG TTCTTCTTAGAGTTAATGCAAGTACCACGTGTAGAAAGTAAGCTCAGAGTTTTTTCATTCAAGATTCAGTTCCATTCCCAG GTTTCTGACCTCAGAAGCAGCCTTAGTGCTGTCTACTCTGCTGCAGAAGAG ATCAAGGGTTCTGTCAAACTGAAGAGAATTATGCAGACAGTTCTTTCATTAGGAAATGCTTTGAACCAGGGAACTGCTAGGG gatCTGCCATTGGGTTTAGGTTGGATAGCCTTCTTAAACTTACAGATACACGTGCACAGAACAAGAAGACTACTCTCATGCATTATCTTTGTAAG GTGCTTGCTGATAAATTGCCTGAAGTTCTAGATTTTTCCAAGGACCTTGCTAGCTTAGAGGCTGCATCAAAG ATACAAATGAGAATTTTGGCAGAGGAAATGCAAGCTATAAGCAAAGGATTGGAGAAAGTTGTACAGGAACTGTCCACCTCTGAAATTGATGGTCCTGTATCCGAAAATTTCCGTAAG ATTTTAAAGGAGTTCCTTCTTTCCGCTGAAGCTGAAGTGAGGTCTTTGGCTTCATTGTATTCTGGCGTG GGTAGAAATGTGGATGCAATGATCATTTATTTTGGAGAAGATCCATCTCGCTGCCCCTTTGAACAAG GTGAGGTCCAACATGCAGGGTTTTAA
- the LOC126715615 gene encoding formin-like protein 13 isoform X1 has protein sequence MALLRKLFFRKPPDGLLEICERVYVFDCCFTTDAWSEDSYKEYIGGIAGQLRDHLPDSQFLVFHFREGHANSEITDILSEYDMTIMDYPRHFEGCPVLTIEVIHHFLKSSESWLASGNVLLMHCERGGWPVLAFMLAALLIYRKLHSGEQKTLDMVYKQAPRELLQLMSPLNPIPSQLRYLQYVSRRNVAFEWPPLDRALTLDCVMLRLIPNFGGQGGCRPIFRVYGQDPFLVADKTPKALYAPKGSKSVRAYKQAECELVKIDINCHIQGDVVVECVCLNDDMEREEMMFRVTFNTAFIRSNILIVNRDEIDILWNAKDQFPKDFRAEILFSEMDAAASIVLGDVSCFEEEGLPMEAFAKVREIFNYVDWLDPKADAALNVLQQELSPRKLWQKKKPTVFENRDNSSLSSSLDIQSLKVAEPHDIQIALQLPSQSDIMFQGMPQSSKSTTVSCKSVQGTPVTPTFGIECQLHDYALSEGAKVTQPAPVPPTVPEPPLAVSHAPESVDTKSVSIAPKTPPPAPPPPPLLTDCSTKTLPSPSPPPPLPPHQLSEPTHSSLTNDIYYKDHSSMVSPPVSVRPPPPPPPPPPHTGQTSGPSISNNNPLLNPPLAPIVTSITRPPPTPPPPPPPTPPLKENIAVRAGHPPPPTPPPPPPPTPPLKENIAVRAGHPLPPTPPPPPPPTPHLKENIAVRAGHPPPPPPPPPHSGQAAGPRIPSSVPPPPPAPIYSSKHSDPASVKSSPVPSVPPPPAPSVKGVPGSLSLGSIGNSSPNGGKGRIISRTISSKSNQAKKLRPLHWMKLTRAMSGSLWAEAQKSGDAAKAPEIDMSELENLFSAAVPTSDHGRKSKSGSAGPKSDKVQLIDHRRAYNCEIMLSKVKVPLHDLMSSVLALEDSALDVDQVENLIKFCPTKEEMELLKGYTGEKEKLGKCEQFFLELMQVPRVESKLRVFSFKIQFHSQVSDLRSSLSAVYSAAEEIKGSVKLKRIMQTVLSLGNALNQGTARGSAIGFRLDSLLKLTDTRAQNKKTTLMHYLCKVLADKLPEVLDFSKDLASLEAASKIQMRILAEEMQAISKGLEKVVQELSTSEIDGPVSENFRKILKEFLLSAEAEVRSLASLYSGVGRNVDAMIIYFGEDPSRCPFEQVISTLRNFVRMFNQAHVENCRQLELETKKAAESEKLKMDASHKESKRHLQTPIHTGNVK, from the exons atggcttTGCTACGTAAATTGTTTTTCCGGAAACCACCTGATGGGCTACTTGAGATCTGCGAGCGAGTTTACG TATTTGACTGCTGCTTCACTACTGATGCTTGGAGTGAAGATAGTTATAAGGAATATATTGGTGGGATAGCTGGTCAACTTCGAGATCACTTGCCCGATTCTCAATTTTTGGTATTTCATTTTCGTGAAGGGCATGCAAATAGTGAGATTACTGACATTTTGTCTGAGTATGATATGACCATAATGGACTATCCTCGGCACTTTGAGGGTTGCCCGGTGCTGACGATAGAGGTTATCCATCATTTTCTAAAATCAAGTGAAAGTTGGCTTGCATCTGGGAATGTGCTGTTGATGCACTGTGAACGTGGTGGTTGGCCGGTTTTGGCTTTCATGCTGGCTGCGCTCTTGATCTATAGGAAGTTGCACAGCGGAGAGCAGAAGACCTTAGACATGGTCTACAAGCAGGCTCCCCGTGAGCTTTTGCAATTGATGTCCCCACTGAATCCAATACCTTCTCAGCTGAGGTATTTACAGTATGTCTCGAGGAGGAATGTTGCCTTCGAATGGCCACCATTGGATAGAGCACTCACCTTGGATTGCGTCATGCTCAGATTAATTCCTAATTTTGGTGGACAGGGGGGTTGTCGTCCAATATTTCGTGTATATGGACAGGATCCTTTTCTTGTTGCTGATAAAACCCCCAAAGCTTTATACGCTCCAAAAGGAAGCAAAAGTGTCCGGGCTTACAAGCAG GCAGAATGCGAATTGGTTAAAATAGACATCAATTGCCATATTCAAGGTGATGTTGTGGTTGAGTGTGTTTGTTTGAATGATGACATGGAACGTGAAGAGATGATGTTCCGTGTCACATTTAACACAGCTTTTATTAGGTCTAATATATTGATCGTAAACCGGGATGAAATTGACATATTGTGGAATGCTAAGGATCAATTTCCTAAGGACTTCAGAGCAGAG ATTCTTTTCTCAGAGATGGATGCTGCTGCTTCCATTGTTCTGGGTGATGTCTCGTGCTTTGAGGAGGAGGGCCTTCCCATGGAGGCATTTGCAAAAGTTCGAGAGATCTTCAATTATGTGGACTGGTTAGATCCTAAGGCCGATGCAGCGCTAAATGTGCTCCAGCAGGAGCTAAGTCCTAGAAAGCTCTGGCAGAAAAAGAAGCCCACGGTTTTTGAAAATAGGGATAATAGCTCCTTATCGTCATCCCTGGATATTCAGTCCCTTAAGGTGGCTGAGCCCCATGACATTCAGATTGCACTTCAATTGCCCTCTCAATCTGACATCATGTTCCAAGGGATGCCTCAATCTTCTAAGTCAACCACAGTCTCCTGTAAATCTGTGCAAGGTACACCTGTAACCCCAACTTTTGGTATTGAATGTCAGTTACATGACTATGCCTTATCTGAAGGTGCCAAAGTCACTCAACCTGCACCTGTTCCTCCAACTGTTCCAGAGCCCCCATTGGCAGTTTCACATGCCCCTGAATCTGTTGATACCAAAAGTGTTTCAATTGCACCCAAAACACCTCCACCTGCTCCCCCACCACCACCTCTCTTGACTGATTGTTCTACGAAaactcttccttctccttccccACCTCCTCCATTGCCACCTCATCAACTTTCAGAACCTACGCATTCTTCACTTACCAATGATATTTATTATAAAGATCATTCATCAATGGTTAGCCCACCAGTTAGTGTTAggccacctccacctccaccaccacccccTCCTCATACTGGGCAAACTTCAGGTCCTTCAATCTCCAACAATAATCCATTACTTAATCCTCCTTTAGCTCCTATAGTTACTTCAATAACTAGGCCGCCTCCAactccaccaccacctcctccaCCAACGCCTCCTTTGAAGGAGAATATAGCTGTTAGAGCTGGACATCCTCCACCTCCaactcctccaccacctcctcctcCAACACCTCCTTTGAAGGAGAATATAGCTGTTAGAGCTGGACATCCTCTGCCTCCaactcctccaccacctcctcctcCAACACCTCATTTGAAGGAGAATATAGCTGTTAGAGCTGGAcatcctccacctccacctcctccCCCCCCTCATTCAGGGCAGGCTGCTGGTCCTAGAATTCCATCTTCAGTGCCACCACCTCCTCCTGCCCCCATATATTCATCCAAGCACTCTGACCCTGCATCAGTGAAATCCTCACCTGTTCCATCTGTGCCCCCTCCTCCAGCTCCCTCTGTTAAAGGAGTGCCAGGTTCGCTTTCTCTAGGTAGTATTGGGAATAGTTCTCCCAATGGTGGAAAGGGTCGAATTATTTCACGTACAATAAGTTCAAAGAGTAATCAAGCCAAAAAACTGAGGCCATTGCATTGGATGAAATTAACAAGAGCAATGTCAGGAAGTCTATGGGCTGAGGCACAAAAATCTGGTGATGCTGCCAA GGCTCCAGAGATTGACATGTCAGAGctagagaatcttttctcagcAGCAGTTCCAACTTCAGATCATGGCAGGAAGTCTAAGAGTGGCTCAGCGGGGCCAAAATCAGATAAAGTGCAACTG ATTGACCACAGGCGGGCATATAACTGTGAAATCATGCTTTCAAAGGTGAAAGTGCCATTGCATGACTTAATG AGTTCAGTGCTTGCCCTGGAAGATTCAGCTTTAGATGTGGATCAGGTCGAGAATCTCATAAAGTTCTGTCCAACAAAAGAGGAGATGGAACTACTTAAG GGCTACACgggagaaaaggaaaagttAGGGAAATGTGAACAG TTCTTCTTAGAGTTAATGCAAGTACCACGTGTAGAAAGTAAGCTCAGAGTTTTTTCATTCAAGATTCAGTTCCATTCCCAG GTTTCTGACCTCAGAAGCAGCCTTAGTGCTGTCTACTCTGCTGCAGAAGAG ATCAAGGGTTCTGTCAAACTGAAGAGAATTATGCAGACAGTTCTTTCATTAGGAAATGCTTTGAACCAGGGAACTGCTAGGG gatCTGCCATTGGGTTTAGGTTGGATAGCCTTCTTAAACTTACAGATACACGTGCACAGAACAAGAAGACTACTCTCATGCATTATCTTTGTAAG GTGCTTGCTGATAAATTGCCTGAAGTTCTAGATTTTTCCAAGGACCTTGCTAGCTTAGAGGCTGCATCAAAG ATACAAATGAGAATTTTGGCAGAGGAAATGCAAGCTATAAGCAAAGGATTGGAGAAAGTTGTACAGGAACTGTCCACCTCTGAAATTGATGGTCCTGTATCCGAAAATTTCCGTAAG ATTTTAAAGGAGTTCCTTCTTTCCGCTGAAGCTGAAGTGAGGTCTTTGGCTTCATTGTATTCTGGCGTG GGTAGAAATGTGGATGCAATGATCATTTATTTTGGAGAAGATCCATCTCGCTGCCCCTTTGAACAAG TTATTTCAACTCTGCGCAACTTTGTGAGAATGTTCAACCAAGCCCATGTAGAAAACTGCAGGCAGCTTGAGCTTGAAACAAAGAAAGCAGCAGAAAGTGAGAAATTAAAGATGGACGCTTCACATAAGGAGTCCAAACGGCATTTACAAACTCCAATACACACTGGGAATGTTAAATGA